In the Klebsiella aerogenes KCTC 2190 genome, one interval contains:
- a CDS encoding YcgN family cysteine cluster protein, translating to MSEQPFWQQKTLDEMTDAEWESLCDGCGQCCLHKLMDEDTDEIYFTNVACRQLNIKTCQCRNYERRFEYEPDCIKLTRDNLPTFEWLPHTCAYRLLAEGKALPHWHPLLTGSKVAMHGERISVRHIAVKESTVVDWQDHILNKPDWAQ from the coding sequence ATGAGCGAACAACCTTTCTGGCAACAAAAAACACTGGATGAAATGACCGACGCGGAGTGGGAATCACTGTGCGACGGCTGCGGACAGTGCTGCCTGCATAAGCTAATGGATGAAGATACCGACGAGATTTACTTTACCAACGTCGCCTGCCGTCAGCTCAACATTAAAACCTGCCAGTGCCGCAACTACGAGCGTCGCTTCGAGTACGAACCGGACTGCATCAAACTCACGCGTGATAATCTGCCGACTTTCGAATGGCTGCCGCACACCTGCGCCTATCGACTGCTGGCGGAAGGTAAAGCGCTGCCGCACTGGCACCCGCTGCTGACCGGCTCAAAAGTGGCGATGCACGGCGAACGTATTTCCGTGCGCCATATAGCGGTAAAAGAGTCTACCGTCGTCGACTGGCAGGACCATATTTTAAACAAACCAGACTGGGCGCAATGA
- the rnd gene encoding ribonuclease D: MITTDDGLRAICEAASSAPAVALDTEFVRTRTYYPQLGLLQLFDGKQVSLIDPLTINDWAPMRELLLNQNVTKYLHAGSEDLEVFLNAFNLMPQPLIDTQILAAFCGRPMSWGFASMVEEYSGVALDKSESRTDWLARPLTERQCEYAAADVWYLLPIASKLMAETDHAGWLPAALNECHLMQQRRQEVLDPAEAWREIGNAWQLRTRQLGCLQLLAEWRLRKARERNLAVNFVVREEHLWSVARYMPTSLGELDSLGLSGSEIRFHGKTLISLVEKAQALPESALPEPLQNLIDMPGYRKAFKDIKALVQEVSAEKGVSAELLASRRQINQLLNWHWQLKTKNGEPELVSGWRGELMAERLNALLNDYPR; encoded by the coding sequence ATGATCACCACCGACGATGGCCTGCGCGCTATCTGTGAAGCGGCAAGTTCGGCGCCCGCGGTTGCGCTGGATACCGAGTTTGTTCGCACCCGCACCTACTATCCGCAGCTTGGTTTGCTGCAGCTGTTCGACGGCAAACAGGTTTCTCTGATCGATCCGTTGACCATCAACGACTGGGCGCCGATGCGCGAGCTGCTGCTTAACCAAAATGTCACCAAATATCTGCATGCGGGCAGCGAAGATTTAGAAGTCTTCCTCAACGCGTTCAACCTGATGCCGCAGCCGCTGATCGACACCCAGATTCTGGCCGCTTTCTGCGGGCGCCCGATGTCGTGGGGCTTTGCTTCAATGGTTGAAGAGTATTCCGGCGTCGCGCTGGACAAAAGCGAATCACGTACCGATTGGCTGGCCCGACCGTTGACCGAGCGTCAGTGCGAATACGCGGCCGCCGATGTCTGGTATCTGTTGCCGATCGCCAGCAAATTAATGGCGGAAACCGACCATGCGGGCTGGCTGCCGGCAGCGTTGAACGAGTGCCACCTGATGCAGCAGCGCCGTCAGGAAGTCCTTGACCCGGCGGAGGCGTGGCGGGAAATCGGCAATGCCTGGCAACTGCGTACACGTCAGCTGGGCTGCCTGCAGTTGCTGGCGGAGTGGCGTCTGCGCAAAGCGCGCGAGCGTAACCTGGCGGTGAACTTTGTGGTACGCGAAGAGCATCTGTGGAGCGTGGCGCGCTATATGCCGACCAGCCTCGGTGAGCTTGATAGTCTGGGTTTATCCGGTAGCGAAATTCGCTTCCACGGCAAAACGTTGATTAGCCTGGTTGAGAAAGCGCAGGCCTTGCCGGAATCTGCGCTGCCTGAGCCATTGCAAAACCTGATCGATATGCCGGGATACCGCAAAGCCTTTAAAGATATTAAAGCGCTGGTACAGGAAGTGAGCGCCGAGAAGGGCGTGAGCGCCGAACTACTGGCGTCTCGCCGCCAGATCAACCAACTGCTGAACTGGCACTGGCAGCTGAAAACGAAAAACGGCGAGCCGGAGCTGGTTTCCGGCTGGCGCGGTGAATTGATGGCCGAGCGTCTGAACGCGCTGCTCAACGACTATCCTCGCTAG
- the minD gene encoding septum site-determining protein MinD, translating to MARIIVVTSGKGGVGKTTSSAAIATGLAQKGKKTVVIDFDIGLRNLDLIMGCERRVVYDFVNVIQGDATLNQALIKDKRTENLYILPASQTRDKDALTREGVDKVLEELKKMDFDFIVCDSPAGIETGALMALYFADEAIITTNPEVSSVRDSDRILGILASKSRRAENGDEPIKEHLLLTRYNPGRVNKGDMLSMEDVLEILRINLVGVIPEDQSVLRASNQGEPVILDTVSDAGKAYADTVDRLLGEERPFRFIEEEKKGFLKRLFGG from the coding sequence ATGGCACGCATTATTGTTGTGACTTCGGGTAAAGGGGGCGTTGGTAAGACCACCTCCAGCGCGGCCATCGCTACTGGTTTGGCCCAGAAGGGAAAGAAAACTGTCGTTATCGACTTCGATATCGGCCTGCGTAACCTCGACCTGATTATGGGATGCGAGCGTCGGGTGGTTTATGACTTCGTCAACGTTATCCAGGGCGATGCCACTCTCAATCAGGCGCTAATCAAAGATAAGCGTACTGAAAATCTCTATATCCTTCCGGCTTCTCAGACCCGTGATAAAGACGCGCTGACCCGCGAAGGTGTAGATAAAGTTCTGGAAGAACTGAAAAAGATGGACTTCGATTTTATTGTCTGCGACTCCCCGGCAGGCATCGAAACCGGCGCGCTAATGGCGCTGTACTTCGCTGACGAAGCCATCATCACCACTAACCCGGAAGTCTCCTCCGTACGCGACTCCGACCGTATCCTTGGCATTCTGGCCTCCAAATCCCGTCGCGCGGAAAATGGCGACGAGCCGATTAAAGAGCACCTGCTGCTGACGCGCTACAACCCAGGCCGCGTGAACAAAGGCGACATGCTGAGCATGGAAGACGTGCTGGAAATTCTGCGCATCAACCTGGTGGGCGTGATTCCGGAAGATCAGTCTGTACTGCGCGCATCGAACCAGGGCGAGCCGGTGATTCTGGATACCGTTTCAGATGCGGGTAAAGCCTATGCGGATACTGTGGATCGTCTGCTCGGAGAAGAACGTCCTTTCCGCTTCATCGAAGAAGAGAAGAAAGGTTTCCTCAAACGCCTGTTCGGAGGATAA
- a CDS encoding YcgL domain-containing protein translates to MFCVIYRSTKREQTYLYVEKKDDFSRVPPELIASFGTPQMTMLLPLDGRKTLANADLEKVKQALVDQGYYLQLPPPPENLLKKHLAEQGNKSD, encoded by the coding sequence ATGTTTTGTGTGATCTATCGAAGTACTAAACGTGAACAAACCTATTTATATGTCGAAAAAAAGGACGATTTCTCGCGCGTCCCGCCGGAACTGATAGCAAGCTTCGGCACCCCGCAGATGACCATGTTGCTGCCGCTCGACGGGCGCAAGACGCTGGCTAACGCTGACCTCGAAAAAGTAAAACAAGCGCTCGTCGATCAGGGCTATTACCTCCAACTTCCTCCCCCTCCTGAGAATCTACTTAAGAAACACCTCGCGGAACAGGGGAATAAATCCGATTAA
- a CDS encoding fumarylacetoacetate hydrolase family protein: MYQHHNWQGELLDYPVSKVVCVGSNYAKHIKEMGSAMPEEPVLFIKPETALCDIRQPLVLPEGLGSVHHEVELAVLIGSTLRQASEDHVRKAIAGYGVALDLTLRDIQGKMKKAGQPWEKAKGFDNACPISGFIPVAEFNGDPQNMPLSLKINGEVRQQGTTADMIHKIVPLIAYMSRFFTLKAGDIIMTGTPEGVGPLASGDELEVGFNGLTLSTRVL; encoded by the coding sequence ATGTACCAACATCATAACTGGCAGGGTGAGTTACTGGATTATCCAGTGAGCAAAGTGGTTTGCGTTGGCAGTAATTACGCAAAACATATTAAGGAGATGGGCAGCGCGATGCCGGAAGAACCGGTGCTGTTTATTAAACCTGAAACGGCGCTATGCGATATCCGCCAGCCGTTGGTACTGCCTGAAGGATTGGGCTCGGTGCATCATGAGGTTGAACTGGCGGTGCTGATCGGCAGCACCTTGCGCCAGGCCAGCGAAGACCACGTGCGTAAGGCGATTGCTGGTTATGGCGTGGCGCTGGATCTCACCCTGCGTGATATTCAGGGCAAGATGAAAAAGGCCGGGCAACCGTGGGAGAAAGCTAAGGGGTTCGATAACGCCTGTCCAATCTCCGGTTTTATTCCTGTCGCCGAGTTCAACGGCGATCCGCAAAATATGCCGCTAAGCCTGAAGATTAATGGTGAAGTTCGCCAGCAGGGGACGACTGCGGATATGATTCATAAGATCGTACCGCTAATTGCCTATATGTCGCGCTTCTTTACGCTGAAAGCGGGCGACATCATTATGACCGGGACACCGGAGGGGGTCGGGCCGCTCGCCAGCGGCGATGAGCTGGAAGTCGGCTTCAATGGTTTGACGTTATCCACCCGCGTGCTGTAA
- the minE gene encoding cell division topological specificity factor MinE encodes MALLDFFLSRKKNTANIAKERLQIIVAERRRGDAEPHYLPQLRKDILEVICKYVQIDPEMVSVQLEQRDGDISILELNVTLPEAEESKP; translated from the coding sequence ATGGCATTACTCGACTTTTTTCTCTCGCGAAAAAAGAACACGGCTAACATTGCGAAAGAACGCCTGCAAATCATCGTCGCGGAGCGCCGCCGCGGCGACGCGGAACCGCATTACCTGCCGCAGCTGCGCAAAGATATCCTGGAGGTCATCTGTAAATACGTGCAGATAGACCCTGAGATGGTCAGCGTTCAGCTGGAACAGCGTGATGGTGATATTTCGATTCTCGAGCTGAACGTGACCCTGCCAGAAGCTGAAGAGTCGAAACCCTGA
- the minC gene encoding septum site-determining protein MinC, producing the protein MSNTPIELKGSSFTLSVVHLHDANPEVIRQALEDKIAQAPAFLRHAPVVVNISSIEESVDWRPMHEAIVATGLRIMGVSGCKISRLKTEIDRAGIPLLTEGKEKIVRQAPPPEPVEPPPVATPITKTRLIDLPVRSGQRIYAPHCDLIVTNHVSAGAELIADGNIHVYGMMRGRALAGASGDRDAQIFCTNLSAELVSIAGEYWLSDNIPAEFYGKAARLRLGDGALTIQPFN; encoded by the coding sequence ATGTCAAATACGCCAATCGAACTTAAGGGCAGTAGCTTCACCTTATCTGTCGTTCATTTGCACGATGCAAATCCCGAGGTTATTCGTCAGGCGTTAGAAGACAAAATCGCCCAGGCTCCCGCTTTTTTACGTCATGCACCGGTCGTGGTCAACATCAGCAGTATTGAAGAGAGCGTCGACTGGCGCCCGATGCATGAAGCTATCGTCGCCACCGGTTTACGCATCATGGGGGTGAGCGGTTGTAAAATTTCCCGCCTGAAAACGGAAATCGACCGCGCCGGGATCCCGCTACTGACGGAAGGAAAAGAGAAAATCGTTCGTCAGGCGCCGCCGCCGGAACCCGTTGAACCGCCACCAGTTGCTACGCCGATCACAAAAACGCGTTTGATTGATCTGCCGGTACGTTCCGGTCAGCGCATTTATGCGCCACACTGTGATCTAATTGTTACAAACCATGTGAGTGCCGGAGCGGAACTTATCGCTGATGGTAACATCCATGTGTATGGCATGATGCGGGGACGTGCGCTGGCTGGCGCAAGCGGCGACAGAGATGCCCAAATATTTTGTACTAACCTCTCGGCGGAACTGGTGTCCATCGCAGGGGAATATTGGCTGAGCGATAACATCCCAGCTGAATTTTATGGCAAAGCGGCGCGCCTGCGTTTAGGCGACGGCGCTTTGACAATTCAACCGTTCAATTAA